GGAGCTTTGGTAAGCATCACTATTTCCTAATCTATTTTTTTCAAATGCGCGTTATGGATTTTTTATGCTGACTAAATTTGGTTTTCGTTTCCTCTAAAATGTTATAGGTGGGATATTGGACTTTGCCAAGTGGTATCCTTTTTCAACATTGAGAAACCAGAAACAATTGTTTCATGATGGAAACGGGTATGGACAAAGGTACTCCTCACTCGACTAAACATACGTagttgtaaggaattttgtttgtTATTGCTTAGTTTGCGTACTGATATGTTGAGACGGGATCTGTTGTTCAAAAAATTAGTGTACTCTTGTTATACAGGTCATATTTCACCATTGTAATTTTGGAAATTCGACGCTGCGCGATTTTTTTGACCTAGTTCCTACTTTGTCTTCCTCATAAAGTCCACGATGTTATGGGAATACTCCAGAAGTtttcttcatttttaaaattGTTGTGGTTTGTCGATTTGTCTAATATGCATAGAAGTCCTTATTAGTGCGCGCTAAAGCCAACTTCTGGCTTCTATGCTTAGTGGTAAAAATCATTATAGATAAATATGACTAGATATGCCATGTTTAGCCACATTAAAGTTATCCATCGTCTCGAACAAGTTTTCGTTTTATATTGTGCTTATTTTGGGAGCTCAAGATTAGCTACTATAAAAGAAGGATATGTTATATTAACTAGATATCATGATTCACCATTTGTCTCTGAAATCCTGTGCTCAATAACTATATTTGTGAATCAAATGAAATTAAGTAGTTCCCATGCATGTTATATTATGTAAGCTTTCCTAAAATTATAAGTCTGTAgcttacagtttttttttttaatttagatGTACCACTGTGCACATACGGTTGATTCAATAATGATACTAAGGAAAGTGACACGAAGTTTACATATTCACACAATATCTTGGATTAGAGTTTATTGAGATTATTTAAACTTTTAGTTTATTTGGAAAAGATGGATGCTCATGTTTGAAAATATGAGGAACTGTTTCATTTTAGTGATAAAATACTGTAATTTATTTTTCCATATAAGAATCTAGGTTAATTGAGTGTCATGAGGTGTTTTTTTCATGTTGAAATTGTTTAAAGGGTACTGCAGGTTGACGAAGTGGCTTGTTGGTTGATTAAGAAGGTACTAATTTTTGTTAAGGTCATAGGATGATGCGGTTGATCTTGTTGTACGATGGACGTGGATTGTAGTGCAAGATCTGCTTGCTAGTATCTCTCCTACAACACCACTCCTTGAAGCTTCTACTAGTCAAAATAACGTTGCATTGGAGTGTGGGATTCTCAATTGATAAGAAAGTTTGTTAATGACATAGATGGAGACAGTGGCTTCATCGCTGGTATTAAAATCTCTCACTATATTGTGTCTTCCTTACGTACTTTCTATATATGGATATGAAGTGGACAAAAGAGAAGTTGTTTTTCCTTATGGCTATAATTCTTTTGTTTGGAATTGCGCCTAAGTACGAAAGAAGATAGGCAAACTTCATTTGTTTCAGATCATTTTTACCTTTATGTATACAACAATTCAAAgatctgatttttgttttgcatgattgcaaaagttgatttttattCTGATTGGCTTGATTTTTGTTAATTATGAGGTTTGTTTTGACGATTTTCGCAGTTTGTGGAGGATAACATGTCCCAGTATGACGATATGGACTACATGGGGGGTGATTATGAAATGGATGATGTAGAAGACGACATGGATGAAGAATTCCACTGTAGAGGTTTGGGTGATTCCGAGTCTAATGAGGATGATGGTGACCAATTGGTTTGTCTTTTGAACTCACTCTCTAGTTTTGTTGGATGTACTGCATTGGGTTTAATTACTTGATATATGATTTTGCGACGGGCTGATAAAGATTTTATTTGGATTCTATGCGGACTAATAAAATAACAGATACGAGATGATACGAGATGATTTTATTTGGATTCTCCGgtaattcttaatgtgtacataattgtacacatgttgatttagaaaaaatttgaaattagATAACACTTCTTATGACCAAGTCCCCATGTTGATCTTAATGTTATATCAAAGTTTTTAGTCTAGAATTATGAATTAGAAAATGTAGTGTTGTTATTAAGCTCAACTGCTAGTGAAGAGTCACTTCCTGTTGGTTCTGACAGAAACtagatgtgtacatatttgtacacctaagatataagtgtacattgttgtacacgtGTGGCAGAAATTGCATCTGTGCATAATAGTCCACTCAAGGACTCTTAATTAAATCTTAACTAAATTTTAGTGAACAATCTTTTTTCATTTCTTAGATGTCGAATCATTGATGTTATGAGTCACTGACTGTTATGACAGAAACTACATCTGTACATATTAGTACACTTACaatataagtgtacattgttgtacacatgtgatagaaattacatgtgtacataatAGCGCACTTGTAATACaagtgtacattgttgtgcaCTTTTTAATACAGGTGTACATTGTTTTGCACATGTGACAAAAATCACAAGATGGTGGACATATATCGCATAAGCTTATGCATGTGTTAGTTTCTAgttagttttagggttttatggaGGTAAATATATGTGTGTACTTTAGAAGTTTGTTAAACGTGAAATATTTTGAATAAGATAGATTCATTTATGAGGTGTTTTGGACAAGACTAGTTATTGAAGTTTTGTTGTTCTCTTCTATTTGTTACATGCAATTGATGTTATTGATGATACGGATGTTCCTCCAAGATATGTGAATAACACAGGTCTTTCTGCAAGAGTTGGAAGGCTTAATTTGGACTGGGTCGATCCTGATCAGCCTCATTTTCTGAATGAGGCTTTCATTGTGCAATGGCTCTTGCTGGTGGTGAATTTTTAGAGGTTAGATTTTTCTTTGTTAGTTCTATATATGAATATTTGCGACTTTAGTTTCCACTTCTGCTGAAAATATGCTGTCAGCAAGCAAGCAAAGGGTTGTGAGGCAGAGAAGGAGAGTTTTACTTGATAAACTTACCTGAAATACAAGTGTACAATTGGTGTACCCATAATacaagtgtacatattggtgcacctgtaatAAGATGAATGCAGGTGGATTTCACTGCCATTTCATCTTAGAAACAAGCCTTTTGTAGGAACTGAGATGGTGGATTTCACTGCCATTTTCATTCTAGAAACAAGCTTATTTTATGTTTCATTGACCAAACCCAAAATaaacataactattatttttggaaactcTAAATAGCAAATATGCATATCTTTGTGAAACAGATGAGTGGATAGTTCTATAAGAGCCCACAACTAGTATTATGAAGGTGCCTTTGTATTGTGAAATTGTTAAAATAAGTTTGGGTTTCTTTGAATTTGTTTGTTTTGGGGACTAGTTGATTACTTTATTTGTTATGAAGAGGGGAGAAATGTTATAACTGGTTCAGTGGGCTAAGATGTAAGAACTCATTTGGAACAAATGCAAACGTACAGACTTTTCCCATGATTAGACCGAGTAACTCATGTGAAGGTGACAGCAGAGTTAGAGTTGCAGTTGTTTCTGGGGATGAGCATGCTAAATTATCAGGTGCATTTGAGACACTGGCAGCAGATATGTTTCCTACAACTGATGATTTCTATATGCACAAGGATGAGCCTGATTGGGATACACCAACGGGTGAAGTTTCTTTCTTAGGTGATGCAATTGAAGATATTCGTCAAGGCAAGGTTTGTTCTTTCTTAGCTCTGATCACTTACTCTTCTTACCCAAAAGTACTAGTGAAACCGTGAAAGTGATGATACCCAcaacttttttccttttcttttttgggCAGACAGTTGCACCCATAACTCGGAACTGGATGGTCATTGTTGTTGATGACGACGATAGAGCAAATGAAGGGGATCTAATAATGGAAGCAGAGTTGGCAAACTAGTCATTGTTGTGGTTGATTCCAGTTGTAtgtggtgtacaaactggtgcacctTGTCTTGTCTCTGGATTTCTGTGAATGTGTACTTTATACAACAGTGTAAACTTAGATTTTTTTAAAAATGAGAATTACACTGTCATATGTATACTCTTTTTGTATCTCTCGGAAAGAGTTTTCGGAttatataaagtttgcgaattgTGGACAaatggttcaaaagataaattgtttttaattatttttatattatttaaaattgttgacatcatcatgagtcactttgtACTAAactataaatatttggactaaattttaAATCTAGAGGGTTATAAATGTATTTATcatattttaaataacttttggactaaattgtatcTAGTTAACTCGTGATTGACTAATTCGTACTTTTTGAtgcgtttttggactaaaccgtttttTCCCCTTGTTATAGTCAGGCTGTGCCAGACTATGGATCTACAGATCCTGTCGGCATATGATAGAGAGAATCAGGGAAGCCAACAAGCAGCTCTCTGCGGAGTCCTCCAAGTATATATCCAGAAATTGAGTGCTTCGGATGATACCAAAATTCTTATTCATCAGGATTTGGATCAGTTTATGATGTTATTACTCAAGGTGTTTGATTGCGGAACCTCTACAGGACATCGAGAAGCCATGCTTTGTATCGGGGCACTAGCTCATGCCACTGGTTCTGAATTTGGCAGGTACATGCCAAAATTCTACAAGTATATGGATATGGGTTTGAAAAATTTTAAGGAGTTTCAGGTTTGCGCTGCATCTATAGAGGTTGTAGGTGATATTTGTCGTGCTATGGATGATAAAATCTTTCCCTCCTGTGATGTTATCATGTCCCATCTTTTCACTGGCTTGTCCAATGGTGTAATCCACTGTTCTCTGACGCCCCTAATATTTTCCTGTTTTGGAGATATAGGGATTGCAATTGGTAAGCACTTTGAGAAGTATCTCCCCAATGCAATGCTAATGATCCAAGCAGCTTCTGAGATTTGTGCTAAGATGGACAGTGACAATAAGGTGATGAAGAAATATAACTTCCAGCTGAGGCGTGGTATCTTTGACGCATACTCCAGTATACTCCAGGGGTTAAAGAACTCAAAGGCAGAGCTTATTATGTTGCCCCATGCTGGTCAACTTTTGCAATTTATTGAATTCGTGTTCCGAGATAGGACGAGAGAGGAAAGTGTTTCAAAAGATGCAGTAGCAGCAATGGGTGACCTAGCTGATGCACTGGGTCCTAAATTGAAGATATTGTTCAAGGACAGAGCCTTCTATGCCGATTTTTGATAGAGAGCCTGGACTCAGATGattataagatgaaggaaataacagTTTGGACACAGAAAATGATTAAACGTGTTTATTGATCCAACCACTTTGGTGATTTCTGGGTTGTCTGATCCAAAAGAAGAACTTAGGTCCGTACATATACAGTTCTTGGAACAACCTTGTTACATAAAACATGCTTGATGGGGATTCTTCTCGAAAATTTTATTTTCCGTTGGTAATTTATTTACTGTAGTCACCATTGGAGTACATTGTGAAATATAATGAAAGCTTGTAAAGGGGATGCGGTGGAACTTCATATAAGATTTATTTTATATAAATACTTAAataggatcgttgaacttcatgataatcacataaTTAATATGCAAGAATAGTTTATGAGAAATATCTTATAGCGCTAATCCGTAGTCTGTCGTCGGTCAATTGGGTGATAACtataataccttgtggaggtcatggtttctctctcttcACCTTAGCCGTACTGAGTTATTCCTTGGATACAATAGTGATGGTTATTTTTTCCCATTCATAGATAgagagaggaccaagttcctagggttTTAGTATTCGCCTTAGATCTCGACCGTGCatcaaagaagagatatatatgttAAGAATATGACTCCTTATATAAACTAACAgtgggttagtccacgagtgagttggagggagtttaatgtattttgaatcttgaggattttgagggagtgtaagaaagtattgagagtttgagagagtttggtgtgttgagtgtatggagtttgagagactctcccaaaatctctacttttttgagagatttggagtgaggcaaaaatacactataaacttcCTAGAACTCTCCagaactccaaaaaaaaaaaaaaaaactccctatcattctaatttttaccactaacagggagtttaagagtttctttcaaactcccccacgactaacggggttttctagggagttgggaagactcttctaaactctcccacgactaacggggattttaagagactccctcgaactccctcacgactaacgggaaaaaacacaactacacccaactcccccaactcccttgaggactaacaccctgtaagTTATAGATATTTAGCAATATCCTAGTTATGACCAAGATTCTCACATGGGcccaataaagataaataatcttGTAAGAAATTATCTTACATTCTCCCATTGGTCCATGATTATCTAGTAATGGTTAACTATAGGATTCATAAGGCGCGCCTAATTGCTGAATATAATACATTAGTGGTTAATGTAATACCTTGATTAAACAAGCTACTCATGCGAGTCATAGCGGTTGCActgtcttgttatcaacatgttcccttccatgtacaaAACATAAACAACTTACTTAACTAGGCCTTTAAGAGGAGTATCATAATGGTCCACTGATGTCTTTAAACGAAAGACTATTTCTGTTAACATTCATCCATCCACATAAGTGTATACAAAACATGGATACAGAAATATATTCAGAATTGCATTAATAAGAGCTCAATAAATATTCAAAGCTAAGCACATAAACTAGCTGAATTCAATAATTAGTTACTCCCACAGACCTAAGATTTAATTttttcttaagaggtcttaaaagGTAACTGTTCAATAAGTGCATTTGTAAAAATAATTGTACTTAACGGTAAATAAACAACTTATTGTTCTGAAATTCATAATTCACATATGgatactcaaggttcatgtgttttcTTCCCTTTGCATTCATACTGTGCTTTAATGCTGCGAAGTTAAGACGATAAATTTCATCAATATAGAGACAAACTTAAATCTATTCTTATGAATTGAAGAGTAAGAATTTCAAGCCAATTAAAATCAGTGGGATCCCATCGTCAGTTCCTATTGATGACACCAAAACTTAACTCTGTAGATCATTCAGTGAAAGCCTTTATTCCTTTTCAGCCGCAGAAAAGAAGCAAGGTATATTTTAGTAAGATAACttaattttgtttattgtttgaTATGCATTAGAAGGAAGCATTTGAACTGGCTCATTTTTAGAATGTTATTCAGGAtctatttgtattttattttttgaccTGTTATATTGATTTCTTACTGATTCTTGAAATAAAGAGCATTTTTTGGACTTTTCATCTATCCTTATTTTTGTCTTAGTGCTAGTTACATACATGGATGAACAATGTCACTAGTTAAATGGTATAAGAAAATCTGTAACCCTTGTGTTTATCACTCTACTGCTAGTAATATTTGAAAGATCACTAGGAATGTCTGTGCAAAGAGGATCAAGATAACTTGGATCATATTCTTAGGCACTGCAGGTTTGGCCAACACTTACGGAGTTGGGTATGTTTCCTTCCTATAAATCCTTTATCTTTACATTTACTTTAAGTAGACATAATAGCCCTGTTGTTCAAGAATTATGGATTATTATCAGTTTCTGCGCTATGGTGGGGATTTGGTTTGTTAGGGACAGAATTTTCTTTGATGTAGGAAATTGGAGTTTAGAAAGATCAAGAGGAGGATTCTTCACCTCACTCATGATTCTGCTGTCAAATTAAAAGGTTCTATGTGGAATTTTGTTTATGACATGCATATCTTAATATTGGTTGTAGGCCTTTGAAGTCTGTCATAGTTGTGGAGTGTTATTTCTTATTTCCTGAGAAGCATATTACCTTATTGTGCTGTGACGGAGCCTCTAAATGTAACCCAGGTCTCGCAGGGTACGGTTTTGTTGTCAGGAACCATTTGAAACATTTTGAAGGTACTGAATCTGGGGGTCCTGGGGTAGCTACCAACTATATTGCTAAAATTATGGCTGCCATTTGTGCTATGCAATGGGCAGTCACTCATCAGAGGTGGAGAATCATTATTCATTCCGCCTCGAAAGCTATTCTCTATGCTTTCATGAACAGGAGACTTCCTTGGATGTTTTGGTCTAGGTAGCACAAAACTTATTCCTGTCTGCATCCTGTTCACTTAAGACATGCTTTCCTTAGCTTCTTGGCAGATTGCTTTTTGCATTACAATTCAAGGCCTGGCTTTTTACAACGGCTTGATTATCCcttttttttgaagcaacttGAATATCCTGACATCCCCTATATCAGATTTTTGAATTTTAGTGGCTGTTTTCTGggattttatttagttttttgaTTCTCTGATTTCGGCCTTAAGAATCTCTTGTCCATCTATttgatccttttcttttgtatcagTTAATTTAATATAACATGAGCATCTGTAGTTCTATGTGACCCGTTTAAGTGGAATCAACTGTATAAGTATACCTTGTAGAAAATCAGCAGATGAATTGTAGCAAGAAGTATGTGTACAGAGAAATTGTAAAGCTGCAAGCTAGACTGTTGCATCAGTTTTGTATTCATATTCTCTAGTATGCAATTTGACTTCTAGACTCTGACAGTTGCCAGGAATCATTTGTCTGAACTCACTTACTCTCTCAGAAAGTAGACCTACCCTCCACAGCAGTTGGAAAAACCAGGAAAGCTAGTCATTGCTAGCTGTTCCAGACTCCTCACTTTGCGGTTAGTTTCCATGATATTTTCTTTTGGTCACTGTCTTGCTCTTCAGAACGAGTGGTGTCTGGGAATATGGACCTAGCTACTTGAGTTTTGAATAGGCCTGCTTAGTTTGGACAATATGAGAAAAATAATTGCAGTGATGGCAAGTCCAGCTTCAAGGCTTGCGAATAAGAGATGATGAGAGTTCTGTCCTgtgtaaaaatttgaattttagactGCTTAACGGATGGAACTAACATTACAACATTGTTGGGGAAGAGCAGCAGCTGCTGCTATTGATGTTGAGAAAATTGTTCAAGCTTTAAATGGTGGTCTGGCAAGAGTTCCTTGGAGGTTAGTTTATTATGTGAACCAGGTAAAACAGATTGCTTTGAAATTTGGTCAGGTCGAATTCTCATCCATTATGAGAGGGCAAACGAAGTTGCCCGTCGACCGGAAACTGAATTTTACAGTGAATAATTGATTGTTACTAGTGGTTgatgcaggagaagttgcagattTAAAAAGAAGCTTGTTGGGCAGGAAATATTATATggaaccataaaaaccctaggaaGACTTGTTTTGTTCTCTGGCAAGCTGGCATAGGTTAGACCACAATCAATACTTCAATTAATATGTCAGTGGAATTCAGAAGCCTTTTGACGGAGAAGCATAGTGGGGACCGAAAACTTTGATAGTGCTTTCCAAAACCGATTAATGATGCAGCAATAATGAGTGCCAAGTTTATTGCTTCCAACTTTGGAAGTATACAGTGGCGTTTCAGTTATGATTTGTAATGGTATAGTAGTAGTTCTCTGGcaatctttccattttctccttttggGAAGAATCCACCGGGAACATGTTCGCTCCCAGTTGCATATACAATCCTCAAAACTTCACGCGGTGTTCCAGCGTAAGATAGGGAATTATAGTCAGCTGACAACAAGTTGCTGGTTGTTCGATTCTCTGCTCCCAAGTATGGAGGCACACGGATACCTTCATCTTTAATGCCGCACATCCCTAATGCATTGCTCAGCGCTGAGACACGCTCTGTATATTTGGCGACAGTGTGATCATATGGGTACACTTTATAATCTGCCCTCTCGTACAGATACTTCCTTATGACAGCGTCCTGCCCTGCTGCTACTCCTAATAAATCTGCTAACAGCTGCAACAACACACACCAATATGCAGAACTTATATTACATAAAAATTAACGTTCAAATATGAACGACAATGAACTGGACAAATTATACTACCTCTGATTTCAGGACGAGcgatttttttcacttttttaattTACGATATTTTTAGATAAAAGTTGAAAAGATGAAAGTGTCATTTTTTCTGAGACGGAGGGAGTGTATAATGGTATAACTAGAGTTTGTACCCTTTTGGTTTTCCATCCCTTGATGAATGGATTCGCACCAACGTAAGTGTTAATTCCATAGTATGGAATCACGTATGCAGCCAACATGAAATTCAGGGTGTTTGCGTATGGATCAAACGGAGGATCCAGAGGATATCCAAACGCATTATTCATTATCTTAGCAAAAATACTAGCACTGAGATCCACCAACGGCCTTGGAAATCCACCAACTGTCGTTTTAATAGCCCTAATAATATAAACAATGCCATAGTTATGAATTGGACGAGAAAAAAAATGGAGGAAAGCTGCAAAAATCTACCTTATATGGCCAACTTGTTGATATCCAAACTCCTCGATAATACGGCTAACAAGTTTATCAAGATtagcctagtttaattgggggccataacttccaattgggggccatggaattttgtttgcccccaaaattttcagggatgtaaatatcgcaatatgaatatactattttacccttcactaactgaaaatcagtttcactaattaacTACGCTAATTAAGACCCCTGATCTATATATcctaattaaatcaaagagaaaatcagtttctcttttatcttcatcttcctctccttcctttctcttctccacctccaccattaacgactccacctccaccgaggaaaattcttcgaactgattcatcgcgtaatcgtcgatgataaaactttaatcgacgattaacttcttctacaaatatggctaaaacaaagcaaaccgctcgcaaaacacttcaaattcctaatcttgtagatacggtgaatgcaaaggtgtacgtgcgaagagctcctgaagcaagcaaatcgaaacccaaaaagggaatggctccaattagagggtacgtgaacttaaacccacctcctattcgatgttttggttgtttttttattgtgtaatcgagattggtaactgaaaaatagaagttacagagtgagagtcgttagcatcgaagaaataataccctaacgactcttacattgcatgctttttctatgaaaaatcgttaacctgttagtgtaaatatgacgacccttgttctgctacttcgaccttttgtgccctagaatagagtcgtcgccatattaggttgaagatgacgactgtagtttgacgaccccaaattagtgcgtaacgactctgggttgaacttgaactgccttctgttggagaaaacgatagagtcgtcagtagtatataatccctagactagagtcgtcagtaatctataatccctagagtcgtcatctctttTATAGGGTCGGCAGTTACTTGTTTGACAACCCAAGTTTAATCTTTAACGACCCTTTAAGGACCAAAATCATCCTCACTGTCCAATTTTTGCAAAGAGTCGTTACCTTATAAATTACAGACGTTACCTTGTAATGAAGAGTCgttagtttgttagagcatatcattgacgactctttaactgatagagataaagttgatgtcttataaaaaaaaatttcgtgtttggaatgtagtgacaagaaaacgaaagacaaggttgaaatcacgaaaactcctccttcgaaacctccccgcaacggtaaatacttacttgccggtccattgcgcggaagaaggccgagtgaggtatcattttctatcaccgaaccaagagacaaaggtaatgagttgtacgattcgtcagaatcagacactcttgttgtttcagctaacactagtgctgaagaagaagatgaacaagaagaagagcaagtagaTGAGAAACAGGGTGTAGTTAATGAGATACAAGAAGAAgagattcaagaagaagaagagaaacaagaagaagagaaaaaataggaggaagagggtgaaggtaatggtagtggtgatgatgaggatgatggtaatcaggaggaacaacataaaggtaataatggcggtgatgataatgatgatgaggaggaagagaatgaaggtaatgatgatgaaaaggatgaaggtggtgatgatggtaaaaccactgttgaggatgaggaagagaatgcaaaggcGAAAAAGTCGGTAAAGAGGGTTAAGAAGGATGGAACAGATATTGCACCCAGTGCGAGACACATTCCCGCTACTCATTTGATGTTGCCTCCTCTTCGAGGTGGTAAACTTAGAGGAGAACCTAGAGATGGGggcaaagttctatttggatatcctGGATCGTGGGCTCATTGCATTAGTGAGACAATCGTAAGAATACCAAATTTGCTTGTTATTTGATTAGTTGgtgttaacttgtttatgttttgttttttaaatacatgtttgtttatgttttgtaggatcataaggatgCCGCACGTCTTTTCCGGCACCAATCTTCTTTCAATAAAATGGAGTTGTGGCCGCTAgaaggtgaatgtgcaagagtTAGAAATTTGGTTGAAAACTCAGGTTTGTACAATGTCGTTGTGAACTCTATGATTGTGTATGACAAGGTCGCAGTATCTAGTTTCTGTGAAAGTTATCACGCTGAAGTTGACA
This genomic stretch from Papaver somniferum cultivar HN1 chromosome 5, ASM357369v1, whole genome shotgun sequence harbors:
- the LOC113280960 gene encoding probable bifunctional riboflavin biosynthesis protein RIBA 1, chloroplastic yields the protein MIRPSNSCEGDSRVRVAVVSGDEHAKLSGAFETLAADMFPTTDDFYMHKDEPDWDTPTGEVSFLGDAIEDIRQGKTVAPITRNWMVIVVDDDDRANEGDLIMEAELAN
- the LOC113278724 gene encoding desiccation-related protein PCC13-62-like, with translation MDSVGFPLSVEPIAIYVDDVHLLQFSLNLEHLLAEFYLYGALGCGLDKVAPELVMGGPPPIGAQKANLDKLVSRIIEEFGYQQVGHIRAIKTTVGGFPRPLVDLSASIFAKIMNNAFGYPLDPPFDPYANTLNFMLAAYVIPYYGINTYVGANPFIKGWKTKRLLADLLGVAAGQDAVIRKYLYERADYKVYPYDHTVAKYTERVSALSNALGMCGIKDEGIRVPPYLGAENRTTSNLLSADYNSLSYAGTPREVLRIVYATGSEHVPGGFFPKGENGKIARELLLYHYKS